In Legionella israelensis, the genomic window TGGTGGATGCGGTATTTGCCGAAACTCTCGATGTATCCCCCACAGCCTTCCAAATCTTCTCTGGCACTTGAGCAAAAGCCAGGTATTGATTTAAAGTGGCTGGGTTTATGCCGAGTTTCTGACTCAATTGTTCTTGTGTCATTTTTTGCTGTTCGAGTAAAGAATGATAAAAAAGACCTCTGGAATAATCAGAAACGTTCTCTTTCTCATTTTCTGATACTAAAGCCGCCACAGCCTGTTCAAAATTCAGTTTCCTGACCACCGCTTTTATCTTAAGGGAATGCCTTTTACAGGCTATCCAACGACGATAGCCAGCAATAACGATATACTGGGCATCTTTATTTTCTTTCGGCTGAAATAATGAAGAAGCTTCCACCACGACAATGGGCTGACATTGCCCTTTATATTTGATGCTTAATGCTAATTCATCGAGATCACCCAACTCAAAAGTCTTGCGATCGCGAAACACCCAGCTATCAACCTGTCCACAATCGAGTGTAACAATCCTCTCTGAATAACCTAATTCTTCTTCAACGTCCTGAAAACGTTGTTTGATAGCTGCCGATAGACAAAAATTCTGCATTTTTCAATTCCTTTCATTCACTCTGGAGAGTCGTGCCTGCTGATTTTCATTTTGCATCTCAACGGTTATGCCCGATGATCCTGCTGGTTGTATGTTTAGTAGCTGAATAATTTCATTCGCCAGCGCTAAAAATTCCCGATGATTATCACAACCTGGCAAATAATCCCCCAACCACTTTCCCTGAAATGGGCATTCCAAAACAGCCGTTTTAGAACTAATCACTGTCTCAAAAGCCAATCCAGACTCCCTTAGCTCAGACATTAGTTTATCGGAAAGTTTTTGCCGTTTTTGCAACTTACAGCCCAATATTTTAAAAGGTTTCTGGGCCATTCGCGGAATGGCGATGGCATCGGTTAAATTGTTCTGGTCGAGAAAACTGGGAGAGCAAGGCAGGATAATGAAATCAGATAACATAATGGCCTTAAAGGCTGCCGGCATGTAATTCGGTGGCGTATCCAGGATAATAAAATCATATTTGCTTTTTAATTGATTTAGAATATCCATTGGTTTTTCTTCAAATAATTCCATCACAAAATCAATGCTTTTTCCTTGTCTTGCCCAATTGATAGCATCGGGTTTATCCTTATCCATGTCAGCAACAATCGCTTTATATCCTGTTTCCTTTAAAGCCCCACAGAGATTGATAGCCGTTGTGGTTTTGCTGCTACCCCCCTTAGACTGACTAATTGCGATGACAACCCCCATAATGACTCCTTGTACCTTTTTGGCTCTTTTATATATGAGTAATTTTTTGGCCACTTATGATTTTATTATAGACAAATTAATTTATTTTGAATTTTTTATTTGAAAATCTGATTTCTCCTAAGTTCTCTCTCTTAACCAGGGCGATTTCATCAAAGTTCAAAAATTCATCATTGAGAATGAGCTAAATTGTAGGGATATGTTTTATTAATCTGGCAAATTAAAATAAAAAATGTTAAAAATCAGGCGCCTACGTTGGTCGACGTAGATTATAAAAATCTTAAGAAGGAGCCTGATTGTGTTAGAAAGTACGCGTAAATTTGGAAAAAATCAATATTTGTTTCATTGTTTTCTGTCCATCCGCGATCCACGAGTTGGAGGTCGTTGCACGTATTCACTTTTAACGATACTGATTATTGTTTTATGCGGATTAATATGTGGCTGTGACAGTTGGAAAGCCATGGAGATTTTTGCCAGGTCGCGCAAGCGCTGGTTAAGCCAATTTATTGATGTCAGTGAAGGTCTTCCGAGCCACCACACATTGGCGCGGGTATTTTCTCTGATTGACCCTTTAGAATTTGAGCGTTGTTTAAGTTCGTGGATAGAAGAAATCAGTCAATTTTTTATGGATGAGCTGATTGCGATTGATGGTAAGACGAGTCGCGGCTCCTCTTATCAAAGGGGCAATAAGAAGGCGACCCATCTGGTGAATGCTTACTCCCCACGCTTATCCGTGACCCTTGGCAGCACGGTTACACCTGACAAGTCTAATGAAATAAAGGGGATACCTATACTATTAAAGGCGCTCAGTATCAAAGATAAGGTGATAACGATTGATGCAATGGGAACGCAAAAGGGAATTGCCAATTTAATACGTCTCAAACAAGCTCATTATGTGCTTGCTTTAAAAAAGAATCATAAACGCATGCACCGAAAGGTGGATAACCTCTTTCAAAAAGCGGATTCCTTAAATTACAAGGCCATGGTTTTCCAACAAAAAGACACCAATAATTATGACCACAGCCGTTTTGAAGAAAGAACATACACCGTATTACCAGCCATGTACCTTCCTTCCTGCGGTCAACAATGGAAAGATTTAAGCGCCTATATCCGTGTGCAATCCACGCGGCATCTACCCACAGGAGACATTGAAACGGCTACACGTTACTACATGACATCCCTGCCTTATAAAAAACACAACTTAATGCGTCAGGCAATTCGCGACCATTGGAAAATAGAAAATGGCTTGCACTACAAGTTAGATGTCGGGATGAATGAAGACCAATGTCCGATATATCGTGGATGCGCTGATATAAATTTAAGCATTATGCGTAAAATAGTCCTTAAATTATTAACCCAGGATACTTCAAACCAAGATGGCATCGCTTTAAAACGAATGAAAGCTGCCCTTTCTACTCAATATTTGAAAAAAGTGATTGGATTTTGAACTTTGATGAAATCGCCCTGTCTCTTAACACTTATAGTACTTTTCAACGAATACTTCATGCCTTAAATGGAGCTCAGGAGAATCATTGGATACTTGAACTGATCAAGCAACATAACGTATTATCTTTTTTATTAAAGCGATGCGATAAATGGTTTAACACCGGAGTGCTATCATGTCTGCCGAGTCTTGTTCGGTTTCATTGGTCAACCAGCTCACAATATCAATGTCTAAAAATGTCCCTAAGGCCTACTACCGCTCCAAATTATTTATTGCTCCTTATACGACAAACCCATTAATTGCTGCTGCGGGTCCTTTATTTTCCCTGCTGGAACGCTTGAGCATCAGTTCTGTTTTACCAGCAATCAATTTAATCCGCGATAATATCGAGCATGAATTACACGCTTTCCAAAGTAAACTGAGCGCCTCTGACTACTCACAAGATCTCATGGCCATTGCTTATTATTTGCTTTGCGCTACCATTGATGAAATGCTTGCTAAGAGTTATCTACGTCTATATGGTGAAAACACTGAATTCAAAGCATTCACGCCCCTAACGTCCAATAAAGCAGGACCTCAATCCAGATTTTTTGAAATCGTTAATTCTATTAAAGAAAGCCCCAATCAATACCTCGATTTAATTGAATTAGCCTATTATTGTCTGATAGCCGGCTTTGAAGGCGAGCAGCATTTTCATGCCAATGGCCGACAAAATCTTGATCATCTGATCGAAGAATTATATTTGCTGATTCAAAAACATCGAGTTAACAAACCTTATAAATTAGATAAAGAGACCCATTTACCAAAAACCCTGCCCAAAAATCGTAAACCGATACTCATTGCAGGCCTTGTGGGGATAAGTATTTTTCTTTCTGTTCTTGGGCTAAGTCACTTGCTTCTGGAAAATAAGGCAAAAAACGTTCTTTTTGGTCATTTTCAACAATCAATGATGGATCACTGATGGATAATTCTCTTGCAGCCCTCTGTGAAGCAGTTAAGAAAGTTATATGGCCTCTGAAACCACAACATAATCCCTTGTCTTTTCTTATCATGACGGGTAGACATCAGGTAGGAAAAACTGCCATATTACGGCAAAGCCAGCTTGAGGAAGCCACCTTATTTGGTGAGCATCAGGCTAAAATATATTATAATCGGCAGGGGGTTATTGTTGAGTTGAGCGAATCTTGGCTCAATCAGCAAAACCTGCTTCCCAAGCAGATATTAAAACAATTAAATCGCTGTCATCGAGCCATTAAAATCAGCGGCGTTATTTTATGTGTGGATATTAAAAAACTTTTGGTAGAAGAACCCGTTCAACTGAACGAGGAAATCAAGGAGCATACCCAGTTACTTCAACGTTTTACTTCAGACTTAGCTTATCCTGTAGACTGTTTTCTTCTCTTCACTAAACTGGATGCTCTGGCAGGTTTTTCAGAATTTTATCAAGGAGAGCATGGCAGTGATTTAGCAAAACCTCTGGGTTTCTCCATTGAATCTGACCAAATACCGTCAAGAGTCACGAGCCTATACCAACAACAGTTTAATCAGTTCGTTGAGATTCTCGGCCAACAGATCATTCATAAACTTCACCCCGCACGATCTTCGCTCAAACGCACGTTGATTCGTGAATTTCCTTTACAACTGCTAAGTCTGCGCCAGCCGATACAACTGCTTATTCAAAAAATAGCGGCCAGTCACTGCAGACTGCGAGCCTTGTATTTCACCAGCGCCGAACAGGGCGGAACCAGCATTGATCGTTTAAATAAAAAAATTCAGCATGAATATGCTTTGACCGTTCAGGACACCTTTTCACAAGCGACAAACTATCGCCCGTACTTTATTGACGGTGCCATTGAAAAAATTCAAGCACAAACAACATTAATAACTGCAGGGGAACGATTTTCCCCAAAAACCTGGGGTTTGATGATAGGAAGTTTGACGACCGTCGCTGTCCTTATTTTAATGATGAATTATTTTAAAACATTTCATATCCTGGATGAAACCAGTAAGGAACTGCTAACGTATGAATCTTTGCTGAGGCAAAATAAAGATGATGCCAATGCACTTTATCACTTAACCAGAGCAAAAGATTCTGTTGCCCATCTCAATACGAATGCACTCTTATTTTCCAGTATTCACCAGTTAAAATCTCAACTGCAGAAAAACACCAAAGAACAGTTAAATGTACGATTTTTACCTTCCATCACCGGAGAATTGGAAACGGTTATCAATGACCCGAAACAAACCCCCGTCAACCGTTATAAGGCGCTTAAAATCTATCTGATGCTCAAGGAACCTGAACATTTCTCCACCACCGAAGTCATTAAATGGTTTACACAACGTTGGCAAAGACAATCTGTTAAAAATATCGATGAAAAAATAAAACTGCTTCAACAGGCTATTCGACAGCCCTTACAACCCTTTTCCGTGCATCAGGATATCGTTAATGACGCAAGAAATTATCTGAATGCCCTACCAGCAAGTTATTTTTATTACTCTTTAGCTAAAGAATACTTCCCCTCGCAAACTCAATCTATTGATATCAAAGGATTTGATTTAGTCACACGGCAATTGCCTGTATATTATACGAAATCAGGCTTTTACCAAGTCATGAGAGAGTTGCCGGCTATCAGCCAGAAGATACAAGATGAAAACTGGGTCCTGTCGCAGCAGGATTTTTCCGAGCTTCAGAGCTTGCTGACAGA contains:
- a CDS encoding ParA family protein — protein: MGVVIAISQSKGGSSKTTTAINLCGALKETGYKAIVADMDKDKPDAINWARQGKSIDFVMELFEEKPMDILNQLKSKYDFIILDTPPNYMPAAFKAIMLSDFIILPCSPSFLDQNNLTDAIAIPRMAQKPFKILGCKLQKRQKLSDKLMSELRESGLAFETVISSKTAVLECPFQGKWLGDYLPGCDNHREFLALANEIIQLLNIQPAGSSGITVEMQNENQQARLSRVNERN
- the icmH gene encoding type IVB secretion system protein IcmH/DotU; the protein is MSAESCSVSLVNQLTISMSKNVPKAYYRSKLFIAPYTTNPLIAAAGPLFSLLERLSISSVLPAINLIRDNIEHELHAFQSKLSASDYSQDLMAIAYYLLCATIDEMLAKSYLRLYGENTEFKAFTPLTSNKAGPQSRFFEIVNSIKESPNQYLDLIELAYYCLIAGFEGEQHFHANGRQNLDHLIEELYLLIQKHRVNKPYKLDKETHLPKTLPKNRKPILIAGLVGISIFLSVLGLSHLLLENKAKNVLFGHFQQSMMDH
- the icmF gene encoding type IVB secretion system protein IcmF, translated to MDNSLAALCEAVKKVIWPLKPQHNPLSFLIMTGRHQVGKTAILRQSQLEEATLFGEHQAKIYYNRQGVIVELSESWLNQQNLLPKQILKQLNRCHRAIKISGVILCVDIKKLLVEEPVQLNEEIKEHTQLLQRFTSDLAYPVDCFLLFTKLDALAGFSEFYQGEHGSDLAKPLGFSIESDQIPSRVTSLYQQQFNQFVEILGQQIIHKLHPARSSLKRTLIREFPLQLLSLRQPIQLLIQKIAASHCRLRALYFTSAEQGGTSIDRLNKKIQHEYALTVQDTFSQATNYRPYFIDGAIEKIQAQTTLITAGERFSPKTWGLMIGSLTTVAVLILMMNYFKTFHILDETSKELLTYESLLRQNKDDANALYHLTRAKDSVAHLNTNALLFSSIHQLKSQLQKNTKEQLNVRFLPSITGELETVINDPKQTPVNRYKALKIYLMLKEPEHFSTTEVIKWFTQRWQRQSVKNIDEKIKLLQQAIRQPLQPFSVHQDIVNDARNYLNALPASYFYYSLAKEYFPSQTQSIDIKGFDLVTRQLPVYYTKSGFYQVMRELPAISQKIQDENWVLSQQDFSELQSLLTEAYCYDYVSWWNNFLNRSRPSHFQNYREGRQLFQTLHQSSALRQLLTFVQMQTNPELNDNKPIFNQLIANQFTDLNLISLSSIQEFNQTLGEMEKFMLTLSVINDQGKTAFHITKGRFNHVNSSDPITILYSHSQRLPEPVSNWIKQLADDSWVLLINDTRQYINQKWQDIVFKEYQTKIAHRYPFEASQNEIALGDFNHFFSTHGIFNQFINDYIKPFLNTSSAKWQPKAVNEYLLPISKDMMNEIIRANIITNMFFPNQGEESKIEFSLQKINLDPVIANLELKIGHEELTDNQDSESYMPFRWPQLDAKLSLDSIDGNHYELSEKGVWAFFRLLEKVNVIVDETNSSSLQILFEINSNSGRYLLRTSNPVNPFIPGILNGFGLQESIV
- a CDS encoding ISAs1 family transposase, which gives rise to MLESTRKFGKNQYLFHCFLSIRDPRVGGRCTYSLLTILIIVLCGLICGCDSWKAMEIFARSRKRWLSQFIDVSEGLPSHHTLARVFSLIDPLEFERCLSSWIEEISQFFMDELIAIDGKTSRGSSYQRGNKKATHLVNAYSPRLSVTLGSTVTPDKSNEIKGIPILLKALSIKDKVITIDAMGTQKGIANLIRLKQAHYVLALKKNHKRMHRKVDNLFQKADSLNYKAMVFQQKDTNNYDHSRFEERTYTVLPAMYLPSCGQQWKDLSAYIRVQSTRHLPTGDIETATRYYMTSLPYKKHNLMRQAIRDHWKIENGLHYKLDVGMNEDQCPIYRGCADINLSIMRKIVLKLLTQDTSNQDGIALKRMKAALSTQYLKKVIGF
- a CDS encoding ParB/RepB/Spo0J family partition protein: MQNFCLSAAIKQRFQDVEEELGYSERIVTLDCGQVDSWVFRDRKTFELGDLDELALSIKYKGQCQPIVVVEASSLFQPKENKDAQYIVIAGYRRWIACKRHSLKIKAVVRKLNFEQAVAALVSENEKENVSDYSRGLFYHSLLEQQKMTQEQLSQKLGINPATLNQYLAFAQVPEKIWKAVGDTSRVSANTASTIRSIANKGEIYTNALIAIADKISKGFGEKRIRDAVDKILQKEVKISPVDKYKNYKFQYQGKTLMSMHKDRIKLDKSLMTKHFPELLADIEKAVRCFAERHIKS